In Candidatus Hinthialibacter antarcticus, the DNA window CGAAGGCCAGCAGGACAACATCGTTGAGATGTATAAAAAGATGCGCAGCGAAGGTTTCGGCCCCGAAGTCAAACGGCGAATCATGCTGGGGACGTATGTCCTTAGCGCGGGATTCTTCGACGCGTATTACCGCAAGGCGCAAAAAGTGCGGACGCTGATGAAGCGAGATTTTGAGAACGCATTCGAAGAAGTGGATGCGGTGATTTGTCCTGCAACGCCGTCGCCTCCGTTTAAAGCGGGCGAGAAGACGACCGACCCGCTTGAGATGTATCTTTCAGATGTGTTCACCGCGCCGACCAACCTGGCTGGTTTGCCGGGCATGGTGATTCCAGGCGGATTCAGCAAGGACAATCTCCCCATCGGGCTGCAGATCATCGGGCCGGTGCTGAGTGAAGAACGCGTGTTAAACTTAGGGCACGCGTTTCAACTGGCGACCGACCATCACACCAAAAAGCCGCCGTTGGCTTAAATAATTTGCAACGGCTGAAAGCGGGAATTCATGTCAGACCGTCCATTATTGATTAACGTGATTTGCACGGGCAACAGCTGCCGCAGCCCGATTGCTGAGGCGCTGCTCAAAAAAGCCGTCGAGCAGCAAATCGATGACGCTGTCGAGGTTGTGTCCAGCGGCGTATCCGCCGTCGATGGGATGCCTGCTTCGGAGGGCGCCTTGCAGATGTGCGCAAAGCGTGAAGTTTCGTTGGACGGTTTTCATTCCAGCCTGTTGACTGCCGAAATGGCTGCCGACGCCGACCTCTTATTGGTGATGGAGCAATACCACCGCGAATTTATTGAAGAGATGTTTCCGCAAGACGCTGACAAGGTGCGTTTGCTGGGGCAATTTTTATATCCCGACGGCCCCTTGGAAATTCCCGATCCAGTCGGCGGCGACGAGACGCTGTTCGAGAGCGTTACGCAAATGATCGAAATATCGATTCAGAATATGATGCGAGATTGGGAGTTCGTCAAACAGCGTTTTTATGATTCAAAGCAGTTTGTTGTTGCGTTGGGTTCTGACCATCGCGGTTTCAAAGTAAAAAATGAATTGCGCGAACGCCTGACGAAAAACGGATACCTGGTCATCGACAGCGGTACGGACGATGAGAAGTCGTGCGATCATCCTGATTATGCAATCCGGGTGTCAGAACTGGTTGCGCTGGGCCGCGCTGACCGGGGCATTTTGATTTGCGGTTCTGCGCATGGAATGGTGATTACCGCCAACAAAGTGCCCGGCGTCAGGGCGGTGTTGCCGTTGAATGAAGAACACGCGGAGAAATCCCGCGAGCATAACAACGCCAACGTAATTACCTTCGGCGCCGATTGGCAGGAAGCCGACGATATTTTTGCCATGGTAGACCGCTGGCTGGCCAAAGAGTTTCTCGGCGGAAAATACCAGCGGCGTATCAACATCATTTCCGACTACGAACGCGGCGTGGGGCAGTAAATACAGAGGCAATGTCGTTGACTTAAGGGCACCCAAGCCTTTGTCAGTGTCATTGCGAGGAGGCCGCAGGCCGACGCGGCAATCTCACGCATCGAAAACCGAGATTGCTTCGCTTTGCTCGCAATGACACTGATTATACGTGGAGCGAAATCTCGTAATTTGGTGAAATTTTTATACCAAAGGTTCGGGTACGTCTCTCTTCGCTTCGGTGCGGGCTTATTGCCCTTTTTGCACAGGCGTTCATAGAGACGCCCCCAAACCTTTGAACTTCTAACAATGCTATTCTTTTCGGTCTCCAAAATTTTTGATTGCATTCACAAAATCCAGATTTTCTTGTCTTAATGTGCTGGACGGCACTGTGTTTTGATTTATGATGATATACAATATATTGTGGTATTTTGTGTATTTCTAATTCTAAATCCAGACGAACGTACGTAGTCGGGGAGTCTGGGCGACTACACCAATAGGAGTATCGCCATGCTCGAGAATTTACGCAGCACCGATCCAGAAGTGTTTAGTTCCATTCTGGATGAAGCAAACCGTCAGCACTCAAAACTCGAACTCATCGCATCTGAGAATTTCACTTCTGAAGCCGTGATGGAAGCCATGGGCACGCCGTTAACCAATAAGTACGCCGAAGGCTATCCAGGCAAGCGCTACTATGGCGGGTGCGAACATGTTGACGTCGTTGAAACTCTGGCGATTGAACGCGCCAAGAAATTATTCAATGCAGAACATGCCAATGTGCAGCCGCACTCCGGCTCCGGCGCGAACTTGGCGTCGTATTTTGCGCTGGTCGCGCCCGGCAGCAAAATCATGGGGCTTGATCTTGCGCAAGGCGGCCACTTGACCCACGGCAGCCCGGTCAACTTTTCGGGCAACCTCTACGAATTTCACTCGTACGGCGTGAGTAAAGAAACCGAACAGATCGACCTCGACGAGTTTCGTAAACAAGTTGAGGAAGTCAAACCCGCATTGGTGGTGTTTGGCGCGTCTGCGTATTCGCGTACGTTAGACTTTGCGGCAATGGCCGAGATTGCCCGTTCCGTTGGCGCAAAGACGATGGCGGACATCGCCCATATCGCCGGGCTAGTTGCGGTGGGATTGCACCCAAGCCCCGTCGAGCATTGCGACGTAGTGACGACGACCACTCACAAAACATTGCGCGGGCCGCGCGGCGGTATGATCTTATGCAAAGAGCAATATAAGAAAGATATTAACAAGCAAATCTTCCCCGGCAGCCAGGGCGGGCCGTTGATGCACGTCATTGCGGCGAAAGCGGTGGCGTTTCATGAAGCCTTGAAGCCTTCGTTCAAAGAATATCAACAACGCATTCTTAACAATGCCAAAGCAATGGAAGAGGCTTTTAAAGAACGCAACATCCGCTTGATTGCAGGCGGGACAGACACGCACTTGCTCTTGTTGGACGTCAGTCACAACGGGCTTACCGGTAAGGCGTCTGAACATGCGTTGGATAGCGCTTGGTTGACCTGCAACAAGAACATGATTCCGTATGATAAAGAGAAGCCTTTCGTCACCAGCGGCATTCGCTTAGGAACGCCGGCGTTGACCTCGCGCGGTATGGGCGTTGAAGAAATGAAGACCGTCGCCAATTGTATCGCGGACATTCTCGAATCAAAACTGGATGAGACGGTCATCAAAAACGTCCAAGGGAAAGTCAAGGAATTGACCCAGGCGTTTCCCTTGTATCCCCAATGGATTTCTTTAGTGGAACAGCATCAAGCTGTGTCTGCATAACGATAAAGGATTGCATCTGTGAAGTGTCCCTATTGCGGCCTTGATGATGACAAAGTGGTTGACTCGCGTTCGATGGCGGGCGGGATGAGTATTCGCCGCCGTCGCGAATGCAATAAATGCGAGCGGCGCTTTACGACCTATGAACGACTGGAAGAGATTCCCGTCCGTGTAATTAAACGCAACCACGGGCGGGAAGATTTTAACCGAAAAAAAGTGGAGCAGTCGATTCGTATCGCGTGTCAGAAACGTCCTGTGTCAGAAGAGCAGATTCAAGACGTGACTGACCGCATCGAAGGCAAAATTCACACCATGAGCGACCGCGAGATTGAAACCTCGGTGATTGGCGAAGAGGTCATGCGGGAACTGCGCGATCTCGACCAAGTCGCGTATGTGCGGTTTGCGTCGGTGTATCGCGATTTTAAAACCGTGAATGAATTTTTCTCTGAACTGTCTTATATGATGAAACAAGACGACGCGGGCGCTTCGCAAAAAACGTAAAAAGACGGGTTCTATGGCGAACTTTTTCCAGGACAACATTAAACTGCTTCATGACTATCAACCGGATTTAGCTGTTCGTCTTGGGAACCACGTACCATCACTCAATCTGGAACTATTTGATACCTCAAGCGGCGCACCGTCGTTGCGAATTCACCATGATAAAAACGGGCAAACGACGTTGCTGCACAGCAGCCGCGATCCGTTGCAGGAAGCGCAGCGCTGGGCGGCGAATGTTACCATTGAATCGCCGTTTCATTTAATGGTTCTTGGATGCGGGTTGATGCACCATGTGTTTCAGCTGGTGCAAATCTGCAAAAAAACGCTCAGCCAAATCGTAATTATTGAAGACGATATTGATGTTGTTCACGCTGCCTTTACCGCCATTGATCTCTCGCCCTATCTATTGACCAAGTCGGTCTATTTTTTTGTTCAGCCAACACCGACTGAAATCCGAAGCCATTTCAACGCAAACCTGACGCAATACAGCCTCAATGGACTGTCGCTCATTCGGCACCAGGCTTCGTGTGACCGCAATCCCGCTTATTACAATCAAGTCGCGACCATTGTGCACGAATCAATGCAAGGCGGCGAAATTTTACTGCGAACCAAAGTGCAAATTGGCGCGATGATTCAGGAAAATATCATTCGCAATTTTCCTGTGATGTTGAAATCGCCGAATGTTTCCACATTGAGAGATCTTTTCGCGGGGAAGCCATGTTACATTATCGGCGCCGGGCCGTCGCTCGATCAGGATATAGAATCCATTAAACAGATCGGCGTCAATGCAGTAATCATTGCCGTTGATACCGCCTATAAAGCGCTGTGCGCAGCAGGGACGCCGCCTCACATTGTTGTTTCAACCGACCCGACAGCGTTGAATGCCAAACACTTTGAGGGCGTGACGGATTTAGGCTCGACCACACTGGTGTATTCACCCAGTTTGTATCATGAAGCCGCCGCGCAATTGCAAGGAACAAAAGTCACTATCCCAATGACATCGTCTAAACTGTTGGCGACGCTGCCGGAACTGTCTCAAGGCGCGGCGGATGTGAAAATTGGCACCAACGTCGGGCAGACCTGTTTTTATCTCGCCCGATATATGGGGTGCGCCCCAATTATTTTGATTGGCCTCGATTTTTCATTCCCCAAAGAAGGCGGGACAACTCACTTCAACCAAGCAGCATTCAACCGGAAAATCGAGATCGCTGAAACGCCGGGAAAAATGCGGGTTGAGTTGATTGGCGACAAACCGGAGTGGGAAGAATTTGATCCAATCTTTGTCCCATCGAATGCGGGCGGAGAAGCGGCGACCAGCAAGTTTTGGTTAGCGTATTTGCGTTCGCTCGAAGAAGAAATCAAATCGACCACCCAGGATGTGATTAATTGCTCTGCCACCGGCGCGAAGGTAGAAGGCGCGTTGTTCCAGCCTCTATCGCAAGTGATTGAACAATTTTCACCGGGCGGCGGAGGCGCTGATCCCAGCGGCGCCAGCGAGACTCACAACACGCTAGCGTTGACGGTCGGGTTTTTCTTTGGCGACCACTCCGCGCAAGGGCTCGACGTTTTGAATATGGCGATGCAGATATTGCAACTGGCGCTTCAACACGCTGGAGAGGGGCTGCAGAAAGCGCAGGAACTCGATGCTGAATTAAACGCGCAAGAGCCAAGAAACGAAAAAATTGCAGATTTGTTGCAGCAGATTCATGCCTGTCATACGGCAGCCGTGCAAGAGCAAAAATTGTATGTTGTGCTCGACGAAGCGGCTGATCAGGTTCTCGCGCCGTTTTTGCGATTGCAGAATCGTCCTCGTCAGAACGCGAGTGAACTCGACAATGCGAGGCGAAGCGCTGACCGGTATATTGCCTATTTTACAGGGATATTGGATGTTGCTGGGCGATTTCAAACTGTGATTGAAGAAACAATTCGCGCAATGGGGGCGCCGCCCTCT includes these proteins:
- a CDS encoding RpiB/LacA/LacB family sugar-phosphate isomerase gives rise to the protein MSDRPLLINVICTGNSCRSPIAEALLKKAVEQQIDDAVEVVSSGVSAVDGMPASEGALQMCAKREVSLDGFHSSLLTAEMAADADLLLVMEQYHREFIEEMFPQDADKVRLLGQFLYPDGPLEIPDPVGGDETLFESVTQMIEISIQNMMRDWEFVKQRFYDSKQFVVALGSDHRGFKVKNELRERLTKNGYLVIDSGTDDEKSCDHPDYAIRVSELVALGRADRGILICGSAHGMVITANKVPGVRAVLPLNEEHAEKSREHNNANVITFGADWQEADDIFAMVDRWLAKEFLGGKYQRRINIISDYERGVGQ
- the glyA gene encoding serine hydroxymethyltransferase, with translation MLENLRSTDPEVFSSILDEANRQHSKLELIASENFTSEAVMEAMGTPLTNKYAEGYPGKRYYGGCEHVDVVETLAIERAKKLFNAEHANVQPHSGSGANLASYFALVAPGSKIMGLDLAQGGHLTHGSPVNFSGNLYEFHSYGVSKETEQIDLDEFRKQVEEVKPALVVFGASAYSRTLDFAAMAEIARSVGAKTMADIAHIAGLVAVGLHPSPVEHCDVVTTTTHKTLRGPRGGMILCKEQYKKDINKQIFPGSQGGPLMHVIAAKAVAFHEALKPSFKEYQQRILNNAKAMEEAFKERNIRLIAGGTDTHLLLLDVSHNGLTGKASEHALDSAWLTCNKNMIPYDKEKPFVTSGIRLGTPALTSRGMGVEEMKTVANCIADILESKLDETVIKNVQGKVKELTQAFPLYPQWISLVEQHQAVSA
- the nrdR gene encoding transcriptional regulator NrdR, with translation MKCPYCGLDDDKVVDSRSMAGGMSIRRRRECNKCERRFTTYERLEEIPVRVIKRNHGREDFNRKKVEQSIRIACQKRPVSEEQIQDVTDRIEGKIHTMSDREIETSVIGEEVMRELRDLDQVAYVRFASVYRDFKTVNEFFSELSYMMKQDDAGASQKT
- a CDS encoding DUF115 domain-containing protein produces the protein MANFFQDNIKLLHDYQPDLAVRLGNHVPSLNLELFDTSSGAPSLRIHHDKNGQTTLLHSSRDPLQEAQRWAANVTIESPFHLMVLGCGLMHHVFQLVQICKKTLSQIVIIEDDIDVVHAAFTAIDLSPYLLTKSVYFFVQPTPTEIRSHFNANLTQYSLNGLSLIRHQASCDRNPAYYNQVATIVHESMQGGEILLRTKVQIGAMIQENIIRNFPVMLKSPNVSTLRDLFAGKPCYIIGAGPSLDQDIESIKQIGVNAVIIAVDTAYKALCAAGTPPHIVVSTDPTALNAKHFEGVTDLGSTTLVYSPSLYHEAAAQLQGTKVTIPMTSSKLLATLPELSQGAADVKIGTNVGQTCFYLARYMGCAPIILIGLDFSFPKEGGTTHFNQAAFNRKIEIAETPGKMRVELIGDKPEWEEFDPIFVPSNAGGEAATSKFWLAYLRSLEEEIKSTTQDVINCSATGAKVEGALFQPLSQVIEQFSPGGGGADPSGASETHNTLALTVGFFFGDHSAQGLDVLNMAMQILQLALQHAGEGLQKAQELDAELNAQEPRNEKIADLLQQIHACHTAAVQEQKLYVVLDEAADQVLAPFLRLQNRPRQNASELDNARRSADRYIAYFTGILDVAGRFQTVIEETIRAMGAPPSDPFSDFTPPSESF